The Streptomyces sp. Je 1-332 genome has a window encoding:
- a CDS encoding DUF397 domain-containing protein, whose amino-acid sequence MRSSRHMSIPDSSVVPTWRKSSYSGGTSGDCLEVTSPTAYAAWRKSTYSGGSSGDCLEVNDAACQTHAHIPVRDSKNPQGPAIVFGARAWTAFVRAVGTGTAVPSLTA is encoded by the coding sequence ATGCGCAGCAGTAGGCACATGAGCATCCCCGACTCCTCGGTCGTACCGACATGGCGCAAGTCCAGCTACAGCGGCGGGACCAGCGGCGACTGCCTAGAGGTCACCTCCCCCACCGCTTACGCGGCCTGGCGCAAGTCCACGTACAGCGGCGGCTCCAGCGGCGACTGCCTAGAAGTGAACGACGCCGCCTGCCAGACACACGCCCACATCCCGGTCCGCGACAGCAAGAACCCCCAAGGCCCGGCGATCGTCTTCGGGGCGCGCGCCTGGACGGCGTTCGTCAGGGCGGTCGGCACAGGCACCGCTGTCCCTTCACTCACGGCGTAG
- a CDS encoding DUF4253 domain-containing protein, whose amino-acid sequence MDLEHVLERDWRSYRQQQVQRLANPSPPVPLPPDVAEFIEPFEDDPGAPFDRWPGLAPALEPADDADPDDVARRVLARLAAESPDSVSDCHLALVSAAHSADVPAAIGWQAEAPLPLLCALLRSWEARFGALLFAILGSTAYVSVACPPHTQEQALHIALEHVLTTADNVIKDPPTPYPEYAESLIDNALWSFWWD is encoded by the coding sequence GTGGACCTGGAGCATGTGCTTGAGCGCGACTGGCGGAGCTATAGGCAACAACAGGTTCAACGGCTCGCGAACCCCTCGCCTCCGGTGCCGCTGCCACCGGACGTCGCTGAGTTCATCGAGCCGTTCGAGGACGACCCGGGTGCACCGTTCGACCGCTGGCCGGGACTGGCCCCCGCGCTGGAACCGGCCGACGACGCCGACCCGGATGACGTGGCACGAAGGGTGCTGGCGCGCCTGGCGGCGGAGAGCCCCGACTCAGTCTCCGACTGCCACCTCGCCCTGGTCTCGGCGGCCCACAGCGCTGACGTCCCCGCCGCCATCGGATGGCAGGCGGAGGCCCCCCTCCCACTCCTGTGCGCCCTGCTCAGAAGCTGGGAGGCGAGATTCGGGGCCCTGCTCTTCGCCATCCTCGGCAGCACGGCGTACGTCTCGGTCGCCTGTCCGCCTCACACTCAAGAACAGGCGCTGCACATCGCCCTGGAGCATGTCCTGACCACAGCGGACAACGTCATCAAGGACCCGCCGACGCCATATCCCGAGTACGCGGAATCGCTGATCGACAACGCACTCTGGTCCTTCTGGTGGGACTGA
- a CDS encoding RNA polymerase sigma factor, producing the protein MGQGGERHRRASASDEELTRALGGARGGDEAAFAVVYRCVQPGLLGYLRGLVRDDAEDVASEAWLQIVRDLGRFRGGGADFRRWTATVARHRAIDHLRRQKSRPRASLLEWDAFALPAADDTAGEVLESLTTDRVLGLVAELPPDQGEAVLLRVVVGLDGPAAAQVLGKRPGAVRAATYRGLRELARQLACETELACPPRRRPVGSGYAVRRKRRAVC; encoded by the coding sequence GTGGGGCAGGGTGGGGAACGACATCGCCGTGCGTCGGCCAGCGATGAGGAGCTGACGCGGGCGCTGGGGGGTGCCAGAGGCGGGGACGAAGCGGCTTTCGCTGTCGTCTATCGGTGCGTCCAGCCTGGGCTTCTCGGGTATTTGCGTGGGCTCGTCCGTGATGACGCCGAGGACGTGGCTTCCGAGGCGTGGTTGCAGATCGTGCGAGACCTGGGGCGGTTTCGCGGGGGCGGGGCCGACTTCCGCCGCTGGACAGCAACTGTCGCCCGCCATCGCGCCATTGACCATCTGCGACGCCAGAAGAGCAGGCCGCGGGCCTCCCTGCTGGAGTGGGACGCGTTCGCTCTGCCGGCTGCTGATGACACCGCGGGTGAGGTCCTTGAGTCGCTCACCACCGATCGCGTCCTGGGACTCGTGGCTGAACTGCCCCCGGACCAGGGGGAGGCGGTGCTCTTGCGGGTTGTGGTGGGGCTCGATGGCCCGGCAGCCGCGCAAGTCCTCGGTAAGCGGCCTGGGGCCGTACGCGCGGCTACCTACCGTGGACTGCGGGAATTGGCCCGGCAGTTGGCCTGTGAGACGGAGCTCGCCTGTCCTCCTCGGAGGCGTCCCGTCGGGAGCGGATATGCCGTGCGGCGGAAGAGACGGGCGGTGTGTTGA
- a CDS encoding SMI1/KNR4 family protein → MVELTGWEPLEISVDWEVIEGELQFPLPVDYKELFETFGGGVFSDSVYFLGSDEGLAFDFLTQWRVALSVDQEARAVGVSVVEPYGIYDPGGKGLVPWGSTEWADEYFWLVDADKPAEYPILARAEDGEWHRHDMSTSEFLYRVLADADFQPFGVAQYALGPTFEPGYENDN, encoded by the coding sequence GTGGTCGAGTTGACTGGATGGGAACCGCTGGAAATATCTGTCGACTGGGAGGTGATCGAAGGAGAGCTGCAGTTTCCGCTACCAGTGGACTACAAAGAGCTCTTCGAGACTTTTGGTGGCGGGGTCTTCAGCGATTCTGTCTACTTTCTCGGAAGTGACGAAGGTCTCGCCTTTGACTTTCTGACGCAATGGCGAGTTGCTCTTTCAGTCGACCAGGAAGCTAGAGCCGTCGGGGTTTCCGTCGTTGAGCCTTACGGGATTTATGACCCGGGGGGCAAGGGGCTTGTTCCCTGGGGCTCCACCGAGTGGGCTGATGAATACTTCTGGCTGGTCGATGCTGACAAACCTGCCGAGTACCCCATCCTCGCGCGAGCCGAAGATGGAGAATGGCACAGGCATGACATGTCGACATCGGAGTTTCTGTACAGGGTCCTTGCTGATGCCGACTTCCAACCGTTCGGGGTTGCGCAGTACGCCCTAGGCCCAACGTTCGAGCCAGGCTACGAGAACGACAACTGA
- a CDS encoding helix-turn-helix transcriptional regulator, translated as MAIEDNPQSREKYGKELKRRREEAELTQEELSQRAIMSRTHIAHIEGGRRRPDLEDARRLDQVLNTGGFFEEFLPTLGEGHVAAHFNEALNLERQATVIRDYAAKLVPGVLQTEAYASEVLGSGFPSKTVGERDKLLVTRLERAHILAEFHSPVFWSLLDEAVLRRPIGTPSIMCEQLRHIVELGESRRIRVHVIPFSAGFHALLEGIVTLMWFEDLPPAAYVEGLKTGRVLEVPSVVRECQAAYDHALGDALSHRASLALIRSVAKDYEHAQQ; from the coding sequence GTGGCGATTGAGGACAACCCGCAGTCTCGCGAGAAGTACGGCAAGGAGCTCAAGCGGCGCCGCGAGGAAGCCGAGCTCACCCAGGAGGAGCTGAGCCAGCGCGCGATCATGTCGCGTACGCATATCGCGCACATCGAAGGGGGCCGCCGCAGACCCGACTTGGAGGACGCGCGACGCCTTGACCAGGTGTTGAACACAGGCGGATTCTTCGAGGAGTTCCTGCCCACGCTGGGCGAGGGCCATGTCGCCGCGCACTTCAACGAGGCCCTGAACCTGGAGCGACAGGCCACGGTGATCAGGGACTATGCCGCCAAGCTGGTACCGGGCGTACTGCAGACCGAGGCATACGCGAGCGAGGTTCTCGGCTCAGGCTTCCCCTCCAAGACCGTCGGGGAACGTGACAAGCTGCTCGTCACACGCCTCGAACGCGCCCATATCCTTGCTGAGTTTCACTCACCGGTGTTCTGGTCCCTGCTCGACGAGGCGGTACTGCGGCGCCCCATCGGCACCCCGTCGATCATGTGCGAACAGCTCCGTCACATCGTGGAGTTGGGCGAGAGCCGCCGAATCCGAGTGCATGTGATTCCCTTCTCAGCGGGCTTCCACGCGCTATTGGAAGGCATCGTCACGCTCATGTGGTTCGAGGACCTGCCGCCAGCCGCCTATGTGGAAGGCTTGAAGACAGGGCGGGTGCTCGAAGTCCCGTCCGTGGTGCGCGAGTGCCAGGCGGCATACGATCACGCCCTGGGAGACGCACTCTCGCACCGCGCATCCCTGGCCCTGATCAGGTCCGTCGCAAAGGATTACGAGCATGCGCAGCAGTAG
- a CDS encoding FG-GAP-like repeat-containing protein, whose translation MSPRKPREAARSTHAYRPLSLKRRAWLTIGAVVLGGAGAVTYAMADPSNGDQPGDVSRDKRPVSVHDIALKADGAKERELPRTSTKQFSLLGVSWTGVTKELEGTAQVRTRSIESAEWSGWQHLDLELHLPEKAEAGMRAASEPLWVGPSDGVEVRVVAADGTTTAALPQGLEVNLVDPGVTSKEAKNPALDGSAMAPVAFAAPVADETTVPPDPGTGGGSGSPEPTEAPTSPAPTASDPGTEPPASPTPSGSASPDPEPEPTVPPAPPSTVTKPPMIGRAAWGADESQVKDPPEYIEKVKAVFVHHTTGTNDYSCAQSPSLVRGLMAYHVETEGWNDLGYNFLVDKCGQIFEGRGGGTDLPVRGAHTYGFNGDSAGIAIIGDFEGNENPKPGETYKKAGKPTRAALESASRVAAWKLGQYGGNPAGKVTLTAADDTGVWKKGDTPSLNTISGHRDGFATACPGKNLYPKLGEIRRYATSAARNSAIPTSDFNGDGITDLVAGTPKASGGVGTLTIVPGGLDGPVAGSKKTLTQSSPGVPGASEAGDNWASATAWGDINGDGHADLAIGAPGEDDATNKDRGAVTMLYGPDFTSGTDMQLADDFHYPGARFGSAVAVGDFNADGKADVFSASTGTGGTWAARFKAGTEVGGTLTSGDTAISYADAASGDFNRDGYADVALNYRDQAGIGKVQWFKGTKSGLSRVGSLSVKGGRSLAVGDVNGNGYDDLVIGQPYTAESGAHAGGQVTVVPGTSTGFTTTGLKTVHQGTSGVPGAAESGDAMGWSVSAGDFNLDGYADVLAGAPNEDITRSGAAKKDAGTSLLLKGTSAGLTGTGAQAFSQDTEGITGTTESADRLGSSVILADLSGYGRADLAIGVDGEDEGNGTILQLDTGASGVSTSSGAYYGRTQLGTPAGAHLGQVLTP comes from the coding sequence TTGAGCCCGCGCAAACCGCGCGAAGCAGCGCGCAGCACGCACGCGTACAGACCACTGAGTCTCAAGCGCAGGGCGTGGCTGACGATCGGAGCCGTCGTCCTTGGCGGCGCGGGGGCCGTCACGTACGCGATGGCGGACCCCTCGAACGGGGACCAGCCGGGCGACGTCTCACGCGACAAGCGCCCGGTGAGCGTGCACGACATCGCGCTCAAGGCCGACGGAGCCAAGGAGAGAGAGCTGCCGCGTACGTCGACGAAGCAGTTCTCGCTGCTCGGCGTCTCGTGGACCGGCGTGACGAAGGAGTTGGAGGGCACGGCCCAGGTCCGCACCCGCTCCATCGAGAGCGCCGAGTGGAGCGGCTGGCAGCACCTGGACCTGGAGCTGCACCTGCCCGAGAAGGCCGAGGCGGGCATGCGCGCCGCCTCCGAGCCGCTGTGGGTCGGCCCGTCGGACGGCGTCGAGGTCCGCGTGGTGGCGGCCGACGGCACCACAACCGCCGCGCTGCCCCAAGGCCTTGAGGTCAACCTCGTGGACCCCGGTGTGACCTCCAAGGAGGCGAAGAACCCGGCGCTCGACGGTTCGGCGATGGCGCCGGTGGCGTTCGCGGCGCCCGTGGCCGACGAGACGACGGTGCCGCCCGACCCGGGCACGGGCGGCGGTTCGGGTTCGCCCGAACCGACGGAGGCCCCGACCTCACCGGCCCCGACCGCATCGGATCCGGGCACCGAGCCGCCCGCGTCACCGACCCCCTCGGGCTCGGCATCCCCCGACCCGGAGCCCGAGCCCACGGTGCCGCCGGCCCCGCCGTCCACCGTCACCAAGCCGCCGATGATCGGCAGGGCGGCCTGGGGCGCGGACGAGTCGCAGGTCAAGGATCCGCCGGAGTACATAGAGAAGGTCAAGGCGGTCTTCGTCCACCACACGACCGGCACGAATGACTACAGCTGCGCCCAGTCGCCGTCCCTGGTCCGTGGCCTCATGGCGTACCACGTGGAGACCGAGGGCTGGAACGACCTCGGCTACAACTTCCTTGTGGACAAGTGCGGTCAGATCTTCGAGGGCCGCGGCGGCGGCACCGATCTGCCGGTGCGCGGCGCGCACACGTACGGCTTCAACGGCGATTCGGCGGGCATCGCGATCATCGGCGACTTCGAGGGCAACGAGAACCCGAAGCCCGGTGAGACGTACAAGAAGGCGGGCAAGCCGACCCGTGCCGCGCTGGAGTCCGCCTCCCGCGTCGCGGCCTGGAAGCTCGGCCAGTACGGGGGCAACCCCGCCGGCAAGGTCACGCTGACGGCGGCCGATGACACGGGCGTATGGAAGAAGGGCGACACCCCGTCCCTCAACACGATCTCGGGCCACCGGGACGGCTTCGCGACCGCCTGCCCCGGCAAGAACCTCTACCCCAAGCTCGGCGAGATCCGCCGCTACGCGACGAGCGCGGCGCGCAACTCGGCCATCCCCACCTCCGACTTCAACGGTGACGGCATCACGGACCTGGTGGCGGGCACACCCAAGGCGTCCGGCGGCGTGGGCACGCTGACGATCGTCCCCGGCGGCCTCGACGGCCCGGTGGCCGGATCCAAGAAGACCCTCACCCAGTCGAGCCCCGGCGTCCCCGGCGCCTCCGAGGCGGGCGACAACTGGGCCTCGGCCACGGCGTGGGGCGACATCAACGGCGACGGCCACGCGGACCTCGCGATCGGCGCCCCCGGCGAGGACGACGCCACGAACAAGGACCGCGGCGCGGTGACGATGCTCTACGGCCCGGACTTCACCAGCGGCACGGACATGCAGCTGGCGGACGACTTCCACTATCCGGGCGCCAGGTTCGGCTCGGCCGTGGCGGTCGGCGACTTCAACGCGGACGGCAAGGCGGACGTCTTTTCGGCGTCCACCGGCACGGGCGGCACATGGGCGGCACGCTTCAAGGCGGGCACCGAGGTGGGCGGCACGCTGACGTCGGGCGACACGGCCATCTCGTACGCGGATGCCGCGTCCGGCGACTTCAACCGCGACGGCTACGCGGACGTGGCCCTCAACTACCGCGACCAGGCCGGAATCGGCAAGGTGCAGTGGTTCAAGGGCACGAAGTCCGGCCTGAGCAGGGTCGGTTCCCTCTCGGTGAAGGGCGGCCGCTCGCTGGCCGTCGGTGACGTGAACGGCAACGGGTACGACGACCTGGTCATCGGCCAGCCGTACACGGCCGAGTCGGGCGCGCACGCGGGCGGCCAGGTGACGGTGGTCCCGGGCACGTCGACGGGCTTCACGACCACGGGCCTGAAAACCGTCCACCAGGGCACGTCCGGAGTCCCCGGAGCGGCGGAGTCGGGCGACGCGATGGGCTGGTCGGTCTCGGCGGGCGACTTCAACCTGGACGGTTACGCGGACGTCCTGGCGGGCGCGCCGAACGAGGACATCACCAGGTCCGGTGCGGCGAAGAAGGACGCGGGCACCTCGCTGCTCCTGAAGGGCACGTCAGCGGGCCTGACGGGCACGGGCGCGCAGGCGTTCTCCCAGGACACGGAGGGCATCACGGGCACCACGGAGTCGGCGGACCGCCTCGGCTCCTCGGTCATCCTCGCCGACCTGTCGGGCTACGGCCGCGCGGATCTGGCGATCGGCGTGGACGGAGAGGACGAGGGCAACGGCACGATCCTCCAACTGGACACGGGCGCGTCCGGCGTCTCGACATCGAGCGGCGCCTACTACGGGCGTACGCAGTTGGGGACTCCGGCGGGGGCGCATTTGGGCCAGGTGCTGACGCCGTAG